A stretch of DNA from Microlunatus sp. Gsoil 973:
CGTCGGTCCCAGTGAACGAGCTGAACAATGCTCCCGCCGGCCATTTCCACGGTCGACCGGAAGCCGTCGATCCGTGCCCGGCTGAAGAGCAGCCCGGCACTCTCGGCCAGGACGCCGAACCGTCGATGGCCGAGGCCGAGCAGGTGATCGGCGACGTCACGTCCGGCGGACCAGTTCGTGGCACCGATACTGGCGCGGTCGTCCGGCGGCTGATCGACCGGATCGAGCAGCACCACAGGTATCCCCGCCGCATCCAGAGTGGCCAACTCCTGGGCCGACGCGTCCACCAATGCCAGCACCGCCCCGTGAGACCCGTGGGCCAGCAGGCGGGTCACCCAATCGTCACGATCACTCGGCCGGGCCACGGTGACCACCAGATCGAGGCCGGCCTCGGCTGCTGCACTCTCGACCCCGATCAGCACCTGGTTGGCCCATCCACCGCCGACACCGGCCAGCACCAGATCGACCAACCTCCGCTCCGCGGGACCGACCCTGCGCTGACCGGAACCCGACGTACGCCTCCGGTATCCGGTCTCGGCGACCAGTTCCATGATCCTGATCCTGGTCGCGGCGGACACGTCGGAGCGACCGTTGAGCACCTTGGAGACGGTCGGGACGGTGGTCCCGGCGCGGGCGGCGATGTCGGCGAGGGTCGGCTGGCGTCCGCCCGGAGCAGTCATGACCTCATCATTGACTCCGCAATCACTTTGCGCAACATCAGGATCGTTGACAGCCGTCGTTCCGCGTGAAAGGCTCCGTCTGAAGCGGGACGCGGTTGCGATGCCACCACGTCGTTGCGCAACTTTCACGAGGAGAATCACACCGCCGATGGCAGCGAACCAGAATCCGCAGGCCCTGATCGTTCGCGGGGGTTGGGACGGTCACGAGCCCGTCCAGACCACCGACTCGTTCATCCCGTTCCTGACCGAGAACAACTACCAGGTCCGGGTCGAGGACAGCACCAAGATCTACGCCGACGCCGACTACATGGCGACGGTCGATCTGATCGTCCAGGTGGTGACCATGTCGACCATCGAGAAGGACGAACTCGCCGGTCTGCGGCAGGCCATCGCCAACGGCACCGGGATGGCAGGCTGGCACGGTGGTATCGCCGATTCCTTCCGCAACAGCGCCGACTACCTGCAGCTGATCGGTGGCCAGTTCGCCCATCACCAGGCCAAGGCCCGCCCGGAGGAGCTGAAGGGCGAGGCCGCGGACAACTTCGTCCGCTACACCGTCAACATCCACCCGGACCAGAAACAGCATCCGATCGTCGCCGGCATCGAGGACTTCGAGCTGGAGACCGAGCAGTACTGGGTGCTCAGCGATGACTACAACGACGTGCTCGCCACGACGACCATCCCGGCCAGGGACTTCGACGCCTGGCACCGGCCGATCACCTGCCCGGCGATCTGGACCCGGCAATGGGGCAACGGCAAGATCTTCGTCAGCACTCCCGGCCACCAGCTGACGGTGGTCGATCACCCATCGGTCCGCACGATCATCGAGCGCGGAATGCTGTGGGTGACCCGATGACCGCGGCACACGCGAGGCCCACCAATTCGGTGCAGCCCATCAATTCGGTGCAGCCGATCAAGGTCGGCATCGTCGGGGTCGGCAAGATCTCCGGTCAGTACTTCGACACCATCTCCCGGCTGCCGGTGCTCCAGCTGACGTCGGTCGCAGACCTCAACACTGCGCTGGCCGCCGAGGTGGCCGCGGAACACAGCGTCAGGAACCTGACGGTCGAGGAATTGATCACCGACGACGATGTCGATCTTGTGCTCAACCTGACCATCCCGGCGGCGCACGCCGAGATCGCGCTGCAGGCGATCGCCGCCGGCAAGCATGTCTACGGTGAGAAGCCGCTGGCGGCGACCTTCGAGGACGGGGCCAAGATCATCGACGCCGCCAGGGCCGCCGGGGTCCGGGTCGGCTCAGCGCCGGACACCGTCCTCGGCACAGGCACCCAGACGGCGCGCAGGGCCGTTGACGACGGGTTGATCGGTACGCCGATCTCGGCTGTGGCGACCATGGTCACACCCGGCCATGAACGCTGGCACCCGAACCCGGACTTCTACTACCAGCCGGGTGGCGGGCCGCTGCTGGACATGGGGCCGTACTACATCAGTTCCTTGATCACGATGCTCGGCCCGGTGGCCCGGGTGATCGGTGCCGCGAGTCACCAGCGGGACAGCCGGACGATCGGTTCCGGGCCGCGGGCGGGGGAGACGATCCCGGTGAACGTCGACACCCACGTGACCGGGGTCCTGGTGCACGAGTCCGGCGTGCTGTCCACCTTGATCATGAGCTTCGACGCTGCGGCCACCAGGGCCTCCAACATCGAGGTGCATGGATCAGAGGCAACGCTGATCGCACCCGACCCCAACCAGTTCGGTGGCGATGCGTCGATCCATCCGGTCGGCGGGGAATGGTCGGTGCTGCCGGTCAGCGCCGGCTACCGGGACGCCGGGCGCGGCTACGGGATCGCCGATCTCGCGGCCACCCCGGCCGACCAGCAGATCCGGGCCAGCGGTGATCTCGGCCTGCACGTCCTGGACGTGATGCTCTCGCTGCTGCAATCGGCCGAGCAGGGGGTCTCCGTCGAGGTGACCACGACCTGCCTGCGACCCGAGGCCGTTCCGCTGGGTGACGCTCCCGGTGGCGTGACCGCCGCCTGACCGGACGGCCGGTTAGGGCTCGACCAGCGCGCCGTCCGGTCGCCGGACGCCGGCTGCCCACGCGTCATGGCCGGACAGGCCCGGCGCGAACCGGGCGGCCGCCTGCTCGTCGATGTCGATGCCCCAGCCGGGGGTCTCGTTCGGCCGGAGCCACCCGTCCTCGATCCGCAGCGTGCCAGGAAAGACCTCGTGCGTCGCGTCGTTGTAGAGGTGTCCCTCCTGGATGCCGAACGCGACCGAGTTGATGTCGAGGGCGACGTTGGCCGCGGCACCGATCGGTGAGGTGTCGCCCGGCCCGTGCCAGGCCGTCCTCACCCCGCTGAGTTCGGCCAGTGCAGCCAACTTGCGGGCCGGTGTCAGCCCGCCGATATCGCTGATGTGGCTGCGGATCAGGTCGACCCCGCCGTTCCGGATCAGCTGGATCGCCTCGGTCATCGAGGTGGTCAGTTCGCCGACGGCGATCGGCGTACTGGTCGCGGACCGGATCTCCGGCAGCCGGTCCCAGTGCTCCGGCGGCAGGATGTCCTCCAGGAAGAACAGCCGGTACGGCTCCAGCGCCCTCGCCAGCCACAACGCGTCCTTCGGGGTGAGCCGGGAGTGGACGTCGTGGAGAAGTTCGACGTGCTCCGGCAGCGTGCTGCGAGCCTGTTCGAAGAGCCGGGGCGTGCGGCGCAGGTAATCCCGCGCGCTCCAGCCGTCCGGGTAGGGAGCGTCGGGGTATTCGCCGCGGAGTCTCGGTGCGCCGTAGCCACCACTGCCGGGTGTCGCCTGTTGCAGCCGAATGTAGCGCCAGCCCTGGTCGACGAAGCTCTGTGCGCGCTCCAGAGTCTCCTCGATCGTCGTCCCAGCGGCGTGGATGTAGGTGTCGACGGCTGCGCGCACCTTGCCGCCGAGGAGTTCGTGGACCGGGAGGCCGGCGCGCTTCCCGGCGATGTCCCACAACGCCTGGTCGATGCCGGAGATCGCGTTGTTGATCACCGGGCCGTTGCGCCAGTAGCCGGCGAAGCCGCAGAGCCGGACCAGGTCGCCGATGTCCCCGGGATAGCGGCCGATCAGCAGTCGGGCCAGATGATCATCGACCATGGTCCGCACCGCCTTCCAGCGTTGGGTGAAGGTTGCGCAGCCCAAGCCGTACAGGCCGTCGGTGTCGGTGTCGATGCGAACGACGACCAGCGGGATCCCCTCTGGCGCGGTGACGATCGTCCGTACGCCGGAGATGGTGATCTTCTCGCGGGCCGGCCACGGGTCGGCGAAGGTGGGAACGGACTCAGTCAGCTCTGCGGACACGGGCGACGACACTCCTTCGGTTCGGCGACGCCGGTATCGTACTGACCATGATCACGGCCGGGTACCCGGTCGGGGTGATCGCCGGCCGGGGTGATCTGCGCTACCCGAGGTGGCGGCACGGCCGATCTTTGCCGGTACGGGCATCCTGGTGACCATGGTGGGCAGCCGGCTGATGCGCGTCGTCTGGCCCGAACACCCGGAACGGTGGCGGGAGGTCCCGGGCCGCCTGGTCCCGTTCGGCGCCATGGTGCTGCGGCTGAGCCTTGCCGCCGTGGTGTCCTACCTGCTGACCAGGGCGATCTCGGGCAACGGTCCGGTTGACCTGACCGGCCCGCTCACCGCGCTCCTCGTGTTGCAGGCCTCGACGCTGTCCACGCTGCGGATGGGCGTGGTCCGTGTCGGCGCAGTGTTGTGCGGGGTGCTGATCGCGATATTCCTGTCGAACTGGATCGGACTCACCTGGTGGAGTCTCGGCGCGGCGATCATGGCGGCGATCGTTGCGGCCCGCCTGCTCAGGCTCGGCGAGCAGATGCTCGAGGCGCCGATCAGCGCGATGCTGATCCTCGGTGTCGCGCACCACGACGTGGCCGCCTACGTCCGGGTGATCAACACGTTGGTCGGCGCCGGGGTCGGGATCGCCTTTGGGATCCTCTTCCCGACCGCCCTGGCCGCCGCTGCGGTCGCGCGCTCGGTGCGCCGCGTCGCGGAGATGACCGCGGCTCCGCTCGACTCGGCGGCCGAGACCTTGCAGGAGGGCGCAGCCACCCAGGAACAGGCGCAGGGCTGGCTCGACCAGGCACGGGACGCAGCCGGCGAGCTGGCCTCGGTGAACCGGTCGGTGTCGAATCTGCGAGAGCGCCGTCGCTGGAATCCGCGGGCGATCGGCACCAGCGACGTCGTACCGGTCTTCGACTCGGGGCTGGAAACCTTCGACCGCTCGCTGCTGGCGATCCGGGCACTGTTCACTGCGATGATCAGCGAGCTTCCCCACGAGCCGCCGGAGGATCAGCCGGAGGATCAGCCGGACGGTCTAGCGGATCCGTACGGTGAGGATCTTCGGCAGATCTTCTCCGTGGTGTTGTCCCAGACCGCCGGTTGTCTGCGAGCGTTCGGTGATCTGGTGGTTGCGGAGGCTGAGGCCCGCGAGGACGAGGCGGAAGCGGCGCTCGCCGAAGGGCTGGAGTACGCCGGCGAGACGAGGGCGATGCTGGCCGAGCTGATGTTGGTCGATCCGCCGCCGGAGTACCAGATGTTGCGGGGGTCTCTGGTGATCGCCCTGGAGCATGTGCTCACCGAACTGCGGCTGGAGAACCGCCAGCGGGTGCGCCAGGCCCGCCAGGTCGCCCGGCTGCCCGTGGTGGTGGAGAGCGTGCTGTTGCATCCCGACCGGCCCTATCCGCGGGCGGTGGACATGATGCGGGACCGCCGCACGGCGCGATCGGTCTGGGACCGGGCGGTGGCGATCTCCGGCCGGCGGCGTCGCCGGGCCCGGCGAGCGCCCGACGAGCGTTGATCCCCGACCTGGGTAAGCCGCCCTCGACCGGTAGACATTCCGTGTTAGGTTTACCTAACTTAAACCGAGTTCGAGGGATCGTCGATGACAGAGAGCCTGATGTCGGACCGCTGGGTGACGCCCCGGCGGGCACAGGTAGAGACCGTCAGCGTGCTGCGCAGCGAACCGATCTCCTCCGGCTTCCGACGGATCACCGTCGGCAACGACGATGCCGGATTCGGCGAACACTTCAGCTATCTCGGCTTCGACCAGTGGCTGCGACTGTTCCTGCCGAACTCGGCCGGAATCCTGGAACCTCCCTATGGCGATCTGGACGGCTGGTACTCCCGTTGGCTGTCCGGCGAGGAGTCCAGGCGTTGTGTGATCCGGAACTACACCATCCGGGATGCCCGGCAGAACGGGGACCGCTGGGAACTCGACATCGATTTCGTGCTGCACAACGGTCCGGGCGGCGAGATCGAGGGAGTCGCGGCCCGCTGGGCCCAGGAAGCGCGACCGGGTGACCGGATCGGAGTTCTTGATCAGGGCCGGTTCTTCGACGCCGACGATCATCACGGGCCGATCATGATCATCGCCGACGAGACCGGGGTGCCGGGCGTCGAGGGGATCGCCCGCTCCCTGGCCGGCCGCCGGGCGAGCTACCTGCTCGAGGTGCCGCATGCCGACGACCGGCGCGACCTGGCGGCCGACGACGTCACCTGGGCCGTCCGCGATCCGCACCTGATGCCCGGCGCGACACTGCTGCCGGCCGTCCGGGAACTCTCCATCGACAACACGTCGTATGTCTACGTGGTGGGGGAGGCGTCCTTCATGCTGACCGTCCGGAATCTGGCCAAGGCGGCCGGAGTGCCGAAGGACAAGATCGACTTCTGTGCCTACTGGCGGCCGGTCCGCAACTCGTGATTCGTCCGCCGTCCGGCTGGACCGCTAACCTTGACCGGTCCGGCCGCGGCCCGGGTGCATAGCTCAGTTGGTTAGAGCACTTCCCTTACAAGGAAGGGGCCGGGGGTTCGAGTCCCTCTGCACCCACTGATCCAAAACCTAAGCCCAAACTTTGCCCGGCCTCGGAATCTGATGCCCGTGTGCCGATCGGGCCGGGGCTACTCTGTCGCGGGTTTCTATTCCAGGGGAGCAGATGCAGCCTTCGATGGTCGGCGGCGGCGTGGTCCCGAGTCCCGTTTTCGTGGACCGGAGCGGGCGACGGCGCCGCCTGGTGAAACGCATCGGGATCGGGGTCACGATCCTGGGCGTCGCCTACGGCGCCGTCCTGGTGTCGCTGAGCACGCTCGGCGTCCACATCGACGCACCGGGTCTGCCGCTGGTGGAGCAGCATTCACCGGTGTCGGCCGAGCGACCCAGCGACGTTCGGAGCGGGCATGTCCGATCGGCGCGCGGAACGACACCGGGCACGGCATCGCGTTCCTCGGCTTGAGCCGGCGGGGCGTCGACCGATCGACCGGCTTCGGCCCCGGATCCGAGCACGTCGCCGGCCGCACGGCATACCGAAGCATCCGGTCCCGTCCTCCCACGGGGTGTCGGCCCGACCTCTCGACCGTCAGCATCCACCCCTGCCGCTGCGTCCGATGCCGGATCGGTGATCCCGGCCCGGAATGCCGCGGCGCAGGATGCGCCGTCCGCTTCGACCTCGCCCCTACCGAGCCCGTCCGTCGTGGCGCCGACCAGAGGCAGGAGTGCTGACGCCCCCGGAGTGACTCGCCGATCGACCCGTACCAACCAGGGGCGGACCAGCGGCGCCAGTGAGAGCGTCCCGGGCGCAGCGCATCGGGCGACACCGGCGCCCCCGGACCAGCCCGGAAACCCCGCGAAGGGCACACCGACCACCGCACCGACTGCACCCGCCCGGCCGAAGCCGCAGTCGTAACGATGGTTCGGCCACGCCATTCGGCGCGGGAGATCAAGCCCAAGATCCACTGGATCGTCCTCGGCGTGAGCATGGTCGCGCTGCTGCTGGCGTTGCTCGTTCAGGGCTACACCAACCACCTGTTCGGCGTTTCACGCGACGTACGGCCCGCCGGGCCGGCCGATGAGGTGCCGGCGGCGATCAGGACCGGCGGCCCGATCATCGACGACCGGGGTGCGACACCACGCACGGCCCGGCCCGGGCAGAACGTCATCGCGTTGACCTTCGACGACGGTCCCGATCCGGTCTGGACCCCGAAAATCCTGGCTGTACTGAGGGAACAACGGGTGCGCGCGACGTTCTTCATCGTCGGGAGTCAGGCGATCGCCAACCCGGGAGTCGTCCGACAGACCGTCGAGGACGGCAACGAGATCGGCATCCACACGCTGACCCACCCCGACCTCGGCAGGCTGCCCGCCTGGTGGCAGAGCCTCGAGTACAGCAACGCCCAGCTGGCGATCGCCGGCATCACCGGGCAGCAGACCTCGCTGTTGCGGCCGCCGTACAGTTCGGAGAACGCGGCGGTCGACAATCGGATGCTCGGCGTCATCGACAACGCCGCCAAGGACGGCTACCTGGTTTCGCTGACCACGCTGGACAGCGAGGACTGGACCCATCCCGGCGTGCGCCGGATCGTACGGAACGCCACGCCGACCGACCGGGCGGGACAGGTGCTGCTGCTGCACGATGCCGGAGGCAACCGAGCCCAGACCGTTGCTGCGCTGCGCCGGTTGATCCCCGAACTGCGGGCCAAGGGATACCGGTTCGAGACGCTCGGCCAGGCGGTCGGGGCGGCGGGACTTCAGAAACCGGCGACCCCGGCCCAGCGGGTCGCCGGGCAGGCCTTGGTGGCCGAGATCAGGCTGAGCGAACTCGTCGTCTCCAGCATGGATGTCGCGCTGATCATCGCCGGCGCGCTGGCCCTGCTGCGGGCCGTCCTGGTGATCGTCGCGGCAAGACGGCACACCAGACGGCGGCCGGTGCACGCAGCCGTCACCGACCCGGTCACGGTCGTGATGCCGGCCCACAACGAAGCAGCCGGGATCGAGGCTGCGGTTCGCTCCGTCGTGGCGTCGACACACCGGGTCGAGGTCATCGTCGTCGACGACGGATCGACAGACGGTACCGCCGCGATCGTCGAACGGATGGGACTGGACCAGGTACGGGTGATCCGGCAACCCAACGGCGGCAAACCCGTAGCCCTCAACACCGGGATCGCGGCGGCGTCCCATGAGATCGTGGTCATGGTCGACGGCGACACCATCTTCGACCCCGATACGGTCCACACCCTGGTTCAGCCCTTCGCAGACGCCAGCATCGGCGCTGTGTCGGGCAACGCCAAAGTGCTGAACCGTGGGGGTCTGCTCGGTCGCTGGCAGCACATCGAGTACGTCCTGGGCTTCAACCTGGATCGCCGGTTCTTCGACGTAGCGCAGTGCATGCCGACGGTCCCCGGTGCGATCGGCGCCTTCCGGCGCAGCGCATTACAGGAAGTCGGCCTGGTCAGCAGCGACACGCTTGCCGAGGACACGGACCTGACGATGGCGCTGTGTCGCGCCGGCTGGCGAGTGGTCTATGAAGAACACGCGAGGGCGTGGACCGAGGCGCCGGCCTCGGTCGGCGCCTTGTGGAAACAGCGCTACCGCTGGTCCTACGGAACGTTCCAGGCGATGTGGAAGCATCGCCGCGCAATGCTGCAGCGGGGTCAGGCAGGAAAGCTCGGCCGCCGCGGACTGACCTACCTGTTGATGTTCCAGGTCCTGTTGCCACTGCTGGCCCCAGCGGTCGATGTCTTCGCACTGTACGGTCTGATGTTCCTGAGTCCGACCCGGGTGATCGGTGTCTGGCTGGCTTTCCTCGCCCTGCAGATGATCATGGGTGGGTATGCGTTCAAGCTGGACCGGGAACCCGCCGGGCCGCTCTGGGCGATGCCGCTGCAACAATTCGTCTACCGGCAGCTGATGTATCTGGTGGTGATCCAATCGGTCTTCACCGCCGTGACAGGGCTGCCGCTGCGCTGGCAGCGGATGGAGCGCTACGGGTCACTGTCGGCGACCCCGAGCAGCGCTACGGGGACGCCTGGCCGTTCCCGCGCTTGAAATCCACCTCTTCGAGGCGGGTCTGGACTGTCCGACCGCTCTCCCAGGCGTTCGCACCGGGCAGCACCTCCGGCATCGGGATGTCGGCGCGCTTGCGGCGATTGGCAAAGCTCGACACGCCGAGCCTGCGATCCCGGTCACTGACCAGCTCCTCGCGGGTCTGCCCGTCCCGGGTGAATCCCATCATCAGCTGCGGAATCCCGTACGGGAAGTCATCACGGTCGTACTGCCAGGTGTGGAAGGTCTTCCCGTACGTCGTCACCAGGTCCTCGAAGTAGGCGTGCTCTGCCAGTTCCGGCACCCCGGGAGCCGTCAGCGTGCCCGACTTCACCTCGTAGTGATGGCTGTGCCACAACCGCTTCTCCTCCTCGGGCAGGCTGCGGAACCGGTCGGCGCTGATGATGTACTCGATACCGATCAGCCGGGCGTCGGGCGCGTTCTGATCGAAGATCACGCATTGGTGCAGGTCGTGCCGCAGATGGACGCAGAAGTGGGTCGCCTCGACCTGCCGACCCATGTCGTCGGCGTACATGTGGAATCCGTTGAGGTAGGTGCTCATCGCCTCCAGTGGATACTTCCGCTGGACCACTGCGGACGCGAGATCGAGGACTCGATGTTTCAGCGGATGCCCGCCGCCGATCTTGCCGATGCTGAGCAGTTT
This window harbors:
- a CDS encoding LacI family DNA-binding transcriptional regulator — encoded protein: MTAPGGRQPTLADIAARAGTTVPTVSKVLNGRSDVSAATRIRIMELVAETGYRRRTSGSGQRRVGPAERRLVDLVLAGVGGGWANQVLIGVESAAAEAGLDLVVTVARPSDRDDWVTRLLAHGSHGAVLALVDASAQELATLDAAGIPVVLLDPVDQPPDDRASIGATNWSAGRDVADHLLGLGHRRFGVLAESAGLLFSRARIDGFRSTVEMAGGSIVQLVHWDRRLDLMSTAGRLLDVPEPPTAIFADSDHLALALLRAAADRGIAIPEELSVVGFDDLPEAEWAGLTTVRQPIAEMGAAALRLLLRTSESDRPPPREELATSLVVRSSTAAPPCAGEPKVVS
- a CDS encoding ThuA domain-containing protein is translated as MAANQNPQALIVRGGWDGHEPVQTTDSFIPFLTENNYQVRVEDSTKIYADADYMATVDLIVQVVTMSTIEKDELAGLRQAIANGTGMAGWHGGIADSFRNSADYLQLIGGQFAHHQAKARPEELKGEAADNFVRYTVNIHPDQKQHPIVAGIEDFELETEQYWVLSDDYNDVLATTTIPARDFDAWHRPITCPAIWTRQWGNGKIFVSTPGHQLTVVDHPSVRTIIERGMLWVTR
- a CDS encoding Gfo/Idh/MocA family protein; the protein is MTAAHARPTNSVQPINSVQPIKVGIVGVGKISGQYFDTISRLPVLQLTSVADLNTALAAEVAAEHSVRNLTVEELITDDDVDLVLNLTIPAAHAEIALQAIAAGKHVYGEKPLAATFEDGAKIIDAARAAGVRVGSAPDTVLGTGTQTARRAVDDGLIGTPISAVATMVTPGHERWHPNPDFYYQPGGGPLLDMGPYYISSLITMLGPVARVIGAASHQRDSRTIGSGPRAGETIPVNVDTHVTGVLVHESGVLSTLIMSFDAAATRASNIEVHGSEATLIAPDPNQFGGDASIHPVGGEWSVLPVSAGYRDAGRGYGIADLAATPADQQIRASGDLGLHVLDVMLSLLQSAEQGVSVEVTTTCLRPEAVPLGDAPGGVTAA
- a CDS encoding enolase C-terminal domain-like protein, giving the protein MSAELTESVPTFADPWPAREKITISGVRTIVTAPEGIPLVVVRIDTDTDGLYGLGCATFTQRWKAVRTMVDDHLARLLIGRYPGDIGDLVRLCGFAGYWRNGPVINNAISGIDQALWDIAGKRAGLPVHELLGGKVRAAVDTYIHAAGTTIEETLERAQSFVDQGWRYIRLQQATPGSGGYGAPRLRGEYPDAPYPDGWSARDYLRRTPRLFEQARSTLPEHVELLHDVHSRLTPKDALWLARALEPYRLFFLEDILPPEHWDRLPEIRSATSTPIAVGELTTSMTEAIQLIRNGGVDLIRSHISDIGGLTPARKLAALAELSGVRTAWHGPGDTSPIGAAANVALDINSVAFGIQEGHLYNDATHEVFPGTLRIEDGWLRPNETPGWGIDIDEQAAARFAPGLSGHDAWAAGVRRPDGALVEP
- a CDS encoding aromatic acid exporter family protein, translating into MAARPIFAGTGILVTMVGSRLMRVVWPEHPERWREVPGRLVPFGAMVLRLSLAAVVSYLLTRAISGNGPVDLTGPLTALLVLQASTLSTLRMGVVRVGAVLCGVLIAIFLSNWIGLTWWSLGAAIMAAIVAARLLRLGEQMLEAPISAMLILGVAHHDVAAYVRVINTLVGAGVGIAFGILFPTALAAAAVARSVRRVAEMTAAPLDSAAETLQEGAATQEQAQGWLDQARDAAGELASVNRSVSNLRERRRWNPRAIGTSDVVPVFDSGLETFDRSLLAIRALFTAMISELPHEPPEDQPEDQPDGLADPYGEDLRQIFSVVLSQTAGCLRAFGDLVVAEAEAREDEAEAALAEGLEYAGETRAMLAELMLVDPPPEYQMLRGSLVIALEHVLTELRLENRQRVRQARQVARLPVVVESVLLHPDRPYPRAVDMMRDRRTARSVWDRAVAISGRRRRRARRAPDER
- a CDS encoding siderophore-interacting protein, with amino-acid sequence MTESLMSDRWVTPRRAQVETVSVLRSEPISSGFRRITVGNDDAGFGEHFSYLGFDQWLRLFLPNSAGILEPPYGDLDGWYSRWLSGEESRRCVIRNYTIRDARQNGDRWELDIDFVLHNGPGGEIEGVAARWAQEARPGDRIGVLDQGRFFDADDHHGPIMIIADETGVPGVEGIARSLAGRRASYLLEVPHADDRRDLAADDVTWAVRDPHLMPGATLLPAVRELSIDNTSYVYVVGEASFMLTVRNLAKAAGVPKDKIDFCAYWRPVRNS
- a CDS encoding bifunctional polysaccharide deacetylase/glycosyltransferase family 2 protein, which gives rise to MVRPRHSAREIKPKIHWIVLGVSMVALLLALLVQGYTNHLFGVSRDVRPAGPADEVPAAIRTGGPIIDDRGATPRTARPGQNVIALTFDDGPDPVWTPKILAVLREQRVRATFFIVGSQAIANPGVVRQTVEDGNEIGIHTLTHPDLGRLPAWWQSLEYSNAQLAIAGITGQQTSLLRPPYSSENAAVDNRMLGVIDNAAKDGYLVSLTTLDSEDWTHPGVRRIVRNATPTDRAGQVLLLHDAGGNRAQTVAALRRLIPELRAKGYRFETLGQAVGAAGLQKPATPAQRVAGQALVAEIRLSELVVSSMDVALIIAGALALLRAVLVIVAARRHTRRRPVHAAVTDPVTVVMPAHNEAAGIEAAVRSVVASTHRVEVIVVDDGSTDGTAAIVERMGLDQVRVIRQPNGGKPVALNTGIAAASHEIVVMVDGDTIFDPDTVHTLVQPFADASIGAVSGNAKVLNRGGLLGRWQHIEYVLGFNLDRRFFDVAQCMPTVPGAIGAFRRSALQEVGLVSSDTLAEDTDLTMALCRAGWRVVYEEHARAWTEAPASVGALWKQRYRWSYGTFQAMWKHRRAMLQRGQAGKLGRRGLTYLLMFQVLLPLLAPAVDVFALYGLMFLSPTRVIGVWLAFLALQMIMGGYAFKLDREPAGPLWAMPLQQFVYRQLMYLVVIQSVFTAVTGLPLRWQRMERYGSLSATPSSATGTPGRSRA
- a CDS encoding OBAP family protein, translated to MDKRGGSQTGGAGRTTAVGAGIAAGAAAGFGVLFGRKLLSIGKIGGGHPLKHRVLDLASAVVQRKYPLEAMSTYLNGFHMYADDMGRQVEATHFCVHLRHDLHQCVIFDQNAPDARLIGIEYIISADRFRSLPEEEKRLWHSHHYEVKSGTLTAPGVPELAEHAYFEDLVTTYGKTFHTWQYDRDDFPYGIPQLMMGFTRDGQTREELVSDRDRRLGVSSFANRRKRADIPMPEVLPGANAWESGRTVQTRLEEVDFKRGNGQASP